Proteins found in one Thermaerobacter subterraneus DSM 13965 genomic segment:
- a CDS encoding MFS transporter — MHRLLYVAVMAAFFDQFSQMPLIAPYAHRLGVPSFLAGLIVGAYSLTNLTGNLAAGRWLDGGRRKGVLVLGLALAALGAGAYAPAETAAQLALARLVHGFGAGLVTPAAFALLGDHGESTHRGQIMAGAGAAIGLASVVGPAYGGLLAQRLGPGWVFATTAALLFLVTMVVARWVRDEEVAASHGPARRTGLAAGGGDMAAYGNPALAAAQAPQGSSPSPARSPAPGGRRAPEPGAPAAPRTTPLWRNTALRLAYLGALALMFALGLLVYTLPAKVAALSAGPAATGMLLSLFGLTAIALFLSPASRLSDRWGRVRPLLAGLLAVAAALAGLAAFGSLPGLALAMVVFGTGFALVFPAAAALVVDATGRGQRGRAFGLFYACFSVAVVAGSAAAGALGHPTWTFLAGTAAVGILAVLLAWTGRALTGQASPAAAAGQDGQGPPASGRPLGLR, encoded by the coding sequence ATGCACCGGTTGCTTTATGTGGCCGTCATGGCTGCCTTCTTCGACCAGTTCTCCCAGATGCCTCTGATCGCCCCCTATGCCCACCGGCTGGGGGTCCCTTCTTTCCTGGCGGGACTCATCGTAGGGGCCTATTCCCTGACCAATCTGACTGGGAACCTGGCCGCCGGCCGCTGGCTGGATGGGGGGCGACGCAAGGGCGTGCTGGTGCTGGGTCTGGCGCTGGCGGCCCTGGGCGCCGGCGCCTACGCCCCGGCGGAAACGGCCGCCCAGCTGGCGCTGGCCCGGCTGGTGCATGGCTTTGGTGCAGGCCTGGTGACGCCGGCGGCCTTTGCTCTCCTGGGGGACCACGGTGAGAGCACCCACCGGGGGCAGATCATGGCCGGTGCCGGTGCCGCCATCGGCCTGGCTTCGGTGGTGGGCCCGGCTTACGGGGGCCTGCTGGCTCAGCGCCTGGGTCCGGGCTGGGTGTTCGCCACCACCGCAGCGCTGCTGTTCCTGGTGACCATGGTCGTGGCCCGTTGGGTCCGGGACGAGGAGGTCGCGGCCTCCCACGGGCCTGCCCGCCGGACCGGCTTGGCCGCCGGCGGGGGTGACATGGCGGCGTACGGCAACCCGGCCCTGGCCGCCGCTCAGGCCCCGCAGGGTTCATCCCCTTCCCCGGCCCGCTCCCCAGCCCCGGGCGGGCGGCGCGCTCCCGAGCCCGGCGCCCCGGCGGCGCCCCGCACGACCCCCCTGTGGAGGAACACAGCCCTGCGCCTAGCCTACCTGGGGGCCCTGGCCCTGATGTTCGCCCTGGGGCTCCTGGTGTACACCCTCCCCGCCAAGGTGGCCGCCCTGAGCGCTGGCCCTGCCGCCACGGGGATGTTGCTCAGCCTGTTTGGGCTTACCGCCATCGCCCTCTTCCTCTCCCCCGCCAGCCGCCTGTCCGACCGCTGGGGGCGGGTTCGGCCGCTGCTGGCGGGCCTGCTGGCCGTGGCGGCGGCCCTGGCGGGCCTGGCCGCCTTCGGTTCCCTGCCCGGCCTGGCGCTGGCCATGGTGGTCTTTGGCACCGGCTTTGCCCTGGTGTTCCCCGCGGCTGCGGCCCTGGTGGTCGATGCCACGGGCCGGGGGCAGCGGGGCCGGGCCTTCGGGCTGTTCTATGCGTGCTTTTCGGTGGCCGTCGTGGCCGGTTCCGCCGCGGCGGGGGCGCTGGGCCATCCCACCTGGACCTTCCTGGCCGGGACCGCTGCGGTCGGCATCCTGGCGGTTCTTCTCGCCTGGACGGGGCGAGCCCTGACGGGACAAGCTAGCCCGGCCGCCGCGGCCGGTCAAGACGGGCAAGGTCCCCCGGCCAGCGGTCGCCCCCTGGGACTTCGCTGA
- a CDS encoding IS200/IS605 family accessory protein TnpB-related protein has product MQATFQTKIHDRSVYPALDALAALYGRLLRRLFVDLYVRKRPLVECKRESIARDGITARYFNALATELKAKVKAAEEAHRHHLAHLRGQIQSTERAIAKLHKQEKALASGKGRWATLAPQERAARRRRIRFRLHQKKRRLAMLRARLAAAEARTGSPPICFGSRRLFHRQFHLEANGFASHDAWRKAWRDARSQSFFCLGSKDERSGNQTCSLLGDRLRLRLPNALAGRFGRHVWLHGVRFPYGQDVILAALASGQAISYRFVRKNGAWYVFATTERPAAPITTSRRAGALGADLNPDRLAVAEVDRFGNPVAARDMRLPLQGKRREQVKAILGEVVADLVAWAKGAGKPIVVERLDFREKKARLREEGDRYARMLSAFAYGAFMTLLLSRAAREGVEVIRVNPAFTSVIGKVKFMARYGLSPHAAAAVAIARRGLGLGERLRSGTARPLPARNRGRHVWSDWRRIAPSVRGQRAHRLYERSSEDAPGRGEPRSTRAPAASRPHGPGCDGLAWGPGCDPPARIVGSTVRPAS; this is encoded by the coding sequence ATGCAGGCGACCTTCCAGACGAAGATCCATGACCGGTCGGTTTACCCGGCCCTGGACGCCCTCGCCGCCCTGTACGGTCGCCTGCTGCGCCGGTTGTTCGTCGATCTCTACGTGCGGAAGCGTCCCCTTGTCGAATGCAAGCGGGAGTCCATTGCCCGCGACGGCATCACAGCCCGCTACTTCAACGCGCTGGCCACCGAACTGAAGGCCAAGGTGAAGGCGGCGGAGGAAGCCCATCGGCACCATCTGGCGCACCTGCGCGGGCAGATCCAATCCACCGAACGCGCGATCGCCAAGCTCCACAAGCAGGAGAAAGCCTTGGCCTCGGGCAAGGGGCGCTGGGCGACCCTTGCCCCCCAAGAGAGGGCGGCGCGCCGGCGTCGGATCCGGTTTCGGCTGCACCAGAAGAAGCGGCGGCTGGCGATGCTGCGCGCCCGCCTGGCAGCGGCGGAAGCGCGGACGGGATCGCCGCCGATTTGTTTTGGCTCGCGGCGTTTGTTCCACCGGCAGTTCCACCTGGAGGCGAATGGGTTCGCTTCCCACGACGCATGGCGCAAGGCATGGCGCGATGCCCGCAGCCAAAGCTTCTTCTGCCTCGGCTCCAAAGACGAGAGGAGCGGCAACCAGACGTGTTCGCTCTTGGGCGACCGCTTGCGCCTTCGGTTGCCCAACGCCCTGGCCGGCCGCTTTGGACGGCATGTTTGGCTGCACGGCGTCCGTTTCCCCTATGGGCAGGATGTCATCCTGGCGGCCCTCGCGTCTGGGCAAGCGATTTCCTACCGCTTTGTCCGGAAGAACGGCGCCTGGTACGTCTTCGCCACCACCGAACGGCCCGCGGCCCCGATCACGACATCGCGAAGGGCGGGGGCCCTTGGTGCCGATCTGAACCCCGACCGGCTGGCCGTGGCGGAGGTCGACCGCTTCGGCAACCCGGTGGCGGCGCGCGACATGCGACTTCCGCTCCAAGGCAAGCGCCGGGAGCAGGTGAAGGCCATCCTGGGCGAGGTGGTGGCGGACCTGGTGGCATGGGCAAAGGGCGCCGGCAAGCCCATCGTGGTGGAGCGGCTGGATTTTCGGGAGAAGAAGGCTCGTCTTCGAGAAGAGGGCGATCGGTACGCCCGGATGCTGTCCGCCTTTGCCTACGGCGCGTTCATGACCCTGCTGCTCTCCCGGGCCGCCCGGGAAGGCGTGGAAGTGATCCGGGTCAACCCGGCCTTCACCAGCGTGATTGGCAAGGTCAAGTTTATGGCCCGGTACGGACTGTCGCCCCACGCCGCCGCGGCGGTGGCGATCGCCCGCCGGGGCCTGGGTTTGGGCGAGCGCTTGCGCTCCGGAACCGCCCGCCCTCTACCCGCGAGGAATCGAGGGCGGCACGTCTGGAGCGATTGGCGGCGCATCGCCCCGTCGGTGCGCGGCCAGCGGGCGCACCGGCTCTATGAGCGGTCCTCCGAGGACGCCCCAGGTCGGGGGGAACCCCGATCCACCCGGGCACCGGCGGCCTCAAGGCCGCACGGCCCCGGGTGCGATGGTCTGGCTTGGGGTCCGGGGTGCGATCCCCCGGCGCGAATCGTCGGGAGCACCGTTCGCCCGGCGTCATAG
- the cyoE gene encoding heme o synthase, with translation MMLDLVILTKPRIVLMLVLSGVLAGYAGAGGQPDPARLAGFALAGGMAAAGAAAFNHFVDRDVDRRMDRTAARPLPAGRLEPLRALEVGAVLSLAGVSAAAVLLGGAVALVLLAGIAVYAGLYSLWLKRRTAWNIVLGGTAGSLMVLAGWLSQTGTPGPGAWLLFAWLFLWTPSHFWPLAIVVRDEYARAGIPMLPVTAGPRRAAWLTLANTLALVVLSLIPALWGWYRGRHTLAVAAAGAVMVALNLAVALAGPGRRERLAWRLYKLSGPYLGWILAVFALALAGRG, from the coding sequence ATGATGCTGGACCTGGTCATCCTCACCAAGCCGCGCATCGTCCTGATGCTGGTCCTGTCGGGGGTGCTGGCGGGGTACGCCGGGGCTGGCGGGCAGCCCGATCCGGCCCGGCTCGCCGGCTTCGCCCTGGCCGGCGGCATGGCCGCCGCCGGGGCGGCGGCGTTCAACCACTTCGTAGACCGGGACGTGGACAGGCGCATGGACCGCACCGCCGCCCGGCCCCTGCCGGCGGGGCGCCTGGAGCCCCTGCGGGCGCTGGAAGTGGGGGCGGTCCTGTCCCTGGCCGGCGTCTCGGCCGCCGCGGTGCTGCTGGGCGGCGCCGTGGCCCTGGTGCTGCTGGCGGGCATCGCCGTCTACGCCGGGCTCTACAGCCTCTGGCTCAAGCGGCGCACGGCGTGGAACATCGTCCTGGGCGGCACCGCCGGCAGCCTGATGGTGCTGGCCGGGTGGCTGTCCCAGACCGGCACCCCGGGTCCCGGAGCGTGGCTCCTGTTCGCCTGGCTCTTCCTCTGGACGCCTTCCCATTTCTGGCCCCTGGCCATCGTGGTCCGGGACGAGTACGCCCGGGCCGGCATCCCCATGCTGCCCGTCACCGCGGGACCCCGCCGGGCGGCTTGGCTCACCCTGGCCAATACCCTGGCGCTGGTGGTCCTTTCCCTGATCCCCGCACTCTGGGGCTGGTACCGGGGCCGGCACACCCTGGCAGTGGCGGCAGCGGGGGCGGTCATGGTGGCGCTCAACCTGGCGGTCGCCCTGGCCGGCCCCGGCCGGCGGGAGCGCCTGGCCTGGCGGCTGTACAAGCTTTCCGGCCCCTACCTGGGCTGGATCCTGGCGGTCTTCGCGCTGGCCCTGGCAGGAAGGGGGTGA
- a CDS encoding MFS transporter gives MARAERSRPEAARGLLLAAVAFGALLNPLNSSMIAVALPAIARDFRVPIGRLTWVIAAFYLASSVGQPVLGKVADRLGRRRVFFTGLVLVAAASALAPHAPTLGALVAARVLQALGSSALYPAGMAAVRDAFTGRTGQALGILAVFASTSAALGPSLGGFLVRAGGWQALFYVNYLPVALSLALAAQAFPPGGAAGGDPAGAGPGRVAGHGPASRAPAGIAGGGPGAQDAREVASGAPGAAGRGRASAAGAGHAERPGSSPSRGVRAVERARAAEGAGGLDLPGMMLFGGTVLAGLAALLSLSEPRPAWWAVPVAVALGLALARREGRVKAAGGEPSNLAFYTIFFGMPAYFEEVRHLDRSSKHRH, from the coding sequence GTGGCAAGGGCGGAACGAAGCCGGCCGGAGGCCGCCCGCGGCCTTTTGCTGGCCGCCGTGGCCTTCGGCGCCCTCTTGAATCCCCTCAACTCGTCGATGATCGCCGTGGCGCTGCCCGCCATCGCCCGGGACTTCCGGGTGCCCATCGGGCGGCTCACCTGGGTCATCGCCGCCTTCTACCTGGCCAGCTCGGTGGGCCAGCCGGTCCTGGGCAAGGTGGCCGACCGGCTGGGCCGGCGGCGGGTCTTCTTCACCGGGCTCGTCCTGGTGGCCGCGGCGTCTGCCCTGGCGCCCCACGCCCCGACCCTGGGGGCCCTGGTGGCCGCCCGGGTGCTGCAGGCGCTGGGGAGCTCGGCCCTCTACCCGGCCGGCATGGCCGCGGTCCGCGACGCCTTCACCGGACGAACGGGCCAGGCCCTGGGCATCCTGGCGGTGTTCGCCTCCACCTCGGCGGCCCTGGGCCCTTCCCTGGGCGGGTTCCTGGTCAGGGCCGGCGGCTGGCAGGCGCTGTTCTACGTCAACTACCTGCCCGTGGCCCTCAGCCTGGCGCTGGCGGCCCAGGCCTTTCCGCCCGGCGGAGCCGCCGGTGGCGATCCTGCCGGCGCCGGCCCGGGTCGGGTCGCAGGTCACGGGCCCGCCAGCAGGGCCCCGGCAGGCATCGCCGGTGGCGGGCCCGGCGCTCAAGACGCGCGCGAAGTTGCCAGTGGCGCGCCCGGCGCCGCGGGCCGGGGCAGGGCCAGCGCCGCCGGGGCCGGGCACGCCGAGCGGCCGGGTTCGTCCCCCTCCCGGGGGGTCCGGGCGGTGGAACGGGCCCGGGCGGCGGAAGGGGCCGGCGGGCTCGACCTGCCGGGCATGATGCTCTTCGGTGGAACCGTCTTGGCCGGGCTGGCGGCGCTGCTCTCCCTGTCCGAGCCTCGCCCCGCCTGGTGGGCGGTGCCCGTGGCCGTCGCCCTGGGTCTGGCCCTGGCGCGCCGGGAAGGGAGGGTCAAGGCGGCGGGCGGGGAGCCCTCCAACCTCGCCTTCTACACGATCTTCTTCGGCATGCCGGCCTACTTCGAGGAGGTCCGCCACCTAGACCGTTCCTCAAAACATAGGCATTGA
- a CDS encoding DUF3243 family protein encodes MPEFSEVFRQQLTVLADKVRTMENLGMSSEGITGVVTEVGDWLAREAEPRSAEQRLLKEMWQNASNQEQAQIASALIKLADRTVGRNVAR; translated from the coding sequence GTGCCGGAATTCAGCGAGGTCTTCCGCCAGCAACTGACCGTCCTGGCCGACAAGGTCCGCACCATGGAGAACCTGGGGATGTCCAGCGAGGGCATTACCGGCGTGGTGACGGAGGTCGGCGACTGGCTGGCGCGGGAAGCGGAGCCGCGCAGCGCCGAGCAGCGGCTCTTGAAGGAGATGTGGCAGAACGCCAGCAATCAGGAGCAGGCGCAGATCGCCTCGGCTTTGATCAAGCTGGCCGACCGCACCGTCGGCCGCAACGTGGCCAGGTAG
- a CDS encoding cbb3-type cytochrome c oxidase subunit I has translation MASSTVVATRTPAPAGPAAGFRTCPVTGLAVHRQAETLIIVNAVTAVVFLAFGGLLALLIGLTRWPAVHLLPAELFYRFVTAHGTTMLVFWILFFEVAGLYFGSAVLLNTRLVTPRAGWIAYALMLAGALVTEAAMLTGEANVMVTAYPPLKGHPAFYLGLIVFTVGALVAVGVFFATVLRARAEGLVKTSLPLVTYAFLAAAVLAVFTLVSGALALIPTFLWSMGWLPSVDPAVYRLLFWGFGHGSQQVNLAAMVGVWYALASLTVGARPLHEGLSRLAFFLYVAFIQLGSIHHLLVDPGLGTSNRIMNTSYFMYLATVGSMIHAFSIPSAVEVAQRERGHHRGLFTWLRKAPWGEPGFAALALSVLWFGFVGGVTGVIMGQMQLNMLVHNTLFVPGHFHSTVVAGTTVAFMGIAYYLLPLIGQRPLAFPGLARWQPYIYSLGLAVLTGSMMAAGKLGVPRRLWDITYQQAAIPVTVFEDPRVQLLLAGVGMGAVLAVLGGAMFVAVMLGTLFSHRTTTRVGAGLRIALPATAPGAIPPITGGSGPEGPGGEQGRQAQGAPGGTGPAGHRAGPAAGAGYGAAPEPGAPGARVEAPGTVVLVFAFLAWFVLMYVVAWSNLHKVWPVG, from the coding sequence ATGGCGTCAAGCACCGTGGTGGCGACCCGCACCCCGGCGCCGGCAGGGCCTGCCGCCGGCTTCCGCACGTGCCCGGTCACCGGCTTGGCCGTCCACCGGCAGGCCGAGACGCTGATCATCGTCAACGCGGTCACGGCGGTGGTCTTCCTGGCCTTCGGCGGCCTGCTGGCCCTGCTCATCGGCCTGACCCGCTGGCCGGCGGTGCACCTTCTCCCGGCGGAGCTGTTCTACCGGTTCGTCACGGCCCACGGCACCACCATGCTGGTCTTCTGGATCCTGTTCTTCGAGGTGGCGGGCCTGTACTTCGGCAGCGCCGTCCTGCTCAATACCCGTCTGGTGACGCCGCGGGCGGGCTGGATCGCCTACGCGCTCATGCTGGCGGGCGCCCTGGTCACCGAGGCGGCCATGCTCACCGGCGAAGCCAACGTGATGGTCACCGCCTACCCGCCCCTGAAGGGCCACCCGGCCTTCTACCTGGGGCTCATCGTCTTCACCGTGGGGGCGCTGGTGGCCGTGGGCGTGTTCTTCGCCACCGTCCTGCGGGCACGGGCGGAAGGCCTGGTGAAGACCTCCCTGCCCCTGGTCACCTATGCCTTCCTGGCCGCAGCGGTGCTGGCGGTCTTCACCCTGGTCTCGGGCGCCCTGGCCCTGATCCCGACCTTCCTGTGGAGCATGGGCTGGCTGCCGTCGGTCGACCCGGCCGTCTACCGGCTCCTCTTCTGGGGCTTCGGCCACGGCTCCCAGCAGGTCAACCTGGCCGCCATGGTGGGCGTGTGGTATGCCCTGGCCAGCCTGACGGTGGGCGCGCGGCCGCTCCATGAGGGGCTGAGCCGGCTGGCCTTCTTCCTCTACGTGGCCTTCATCCAGCTGGGCTCCATCCACCACCTGCTGGTCGACCCCGGGCTGGGCACCAGCAACCGCATCATGAACACCAGCTACTTCATGTACCTGGCCACGGTGGGCAGCATGATCCACGCCTTCTCCATCCCCAGCGCCGTGGAGGTCGCCCAGCGGGAGCGGGGGCATCACCGCGGCCTGTTCACCTGGCTGCGCAAGGCGCCCTGGGGCGAGCCCGGCTTCGCCGCCCTGGCCCTGTCCGTGCTGTGGTTCGGCTTCGTGGGCGGCGTGACGGGCGTGATCATGGGCCAGATGCAGCTCAACATGCTGGTGCACAACACCCTGTTCGTCCCGGGGCACTTCCACTCCACGGTGGTGGCCGGCACCACGGTGGCCTTCATGGGCATCGCCTACTACCTGCTGCCGCTGATCGGCCAGCGGCCCCTGGCCTTCCCGGGCCTGGCCCGGTGGCAGCCCTACATTTATTCCCTGGGCCTGGCCGTCCTGACCGGAAGCATGATGGCCGCCGGGAAGCTGGGCGTGCCGCGGCGCCTGTGGGACATCACCTACCAGCAGGCGGCCATCCCGGTGACGGTCTTTGAAGATCCCCGGGTCCAGCTGCTGCTCGCCGGGGTCGGCATGGGCGCCGTGTTGGCGGTGCTGGGCGGGGCGATGTTCGTGGCGGTCATGCTGGGCACCCTGTTCTCCCACCGCACCACCACCCGGGTTGGCGCGGGGCTGCGCATCGCCCTGCCGGCCACCGCACCCGGCGCGATCCCGCCCATCACCGGCGGATCCGGCCCCGAGGGGCCGGGCGGCGAGCAGGGCCGGCAAGCCCAGGGTGCGCCGGGCGGCACGGGCCCGGCGGGCCACAGGGCGGGCCCGGCCGCGGGGGCCGGCTACGGGGCGGCCCCGGAGCCCGGGGCTCCCGGGGCCCGGGTGGAGGCGCCGGGCACCGTGGTGCTGGTCTTCGCCTTCCTGGCCTGGTTCGTCCTGATGTACGTGGTCGCCTGGTCGAACCTGCACAAGGTGTGGCCGGTGGGCTGA
- a CDS encoding cytochrome codes for MNAAERGPAVHAVAGPGSASALEPPPRVWWGPLGRIERVWLIAALIWALVMFAMMWIWPHVGHQNTPIESYRMAPADFKAAAEAFIKEHQVGEEFGVPVVEPEPGGEVYLEAMAYQWRPILRLKRGETYRLYVSSTDLQHGLSIQPLNLNFQVLPGYVYVIELTPQQTGEYAVVCNEYCGVGHHLMSGRLIVVD; via the coding sequence ATGAACGCAGCGGAACGTGGCCCGGCGGTCCACGCCGTGGCCGGTCCGGGAAGCGCCTCGGCCCTCGAACCGCCCCCGCGGGTGTGGTGGGGTCCTCTGGGCCGGATCGAACGGGTCTGGCTCATCGCGGCCCTGATCTGGGCCCTGGTGATGTTCGCCATGATGTGGATCTGGCCCCACGTGGGCCACCAGAACACGCCCATCGAGAGCTACCGCATGGCGCCGGCCGACTTTAAAGCCGCGGCCGAGGCCTTCATCAAGGAGCACCAGGTGGGCGAGGAGTTCGGCGTGCCGGTGGTGGAACCGGAGCCGGGAGGCGAGGTCTACCTGGAGGCCATGGCCTACCAGTGGCGGCCGATCCTGCGGCTCAAGCGCGGCGAGACGTACCGGCTCTACGTCTCCTCCACCGACCTTCAGCACGGCCTCTCCATCCAGCCGCTGAATCTGAACTTCCAGGTCCTGCCCGGCTACGTCTACGTGATCGAGCTGACGCCCCAGCAGACCGGCGAGTACGCCGTGGTCTGCAACGAGTACTGCGGCGTCGGACACCACCTGATGAGCGGCCGGCTCATCGTGGTCGACTAG